The Mesorhizobium loti genome includes a region encoding these proteins:
- a CDS encoding GNAT family N-acetyltransferase, which yields MPAEIRTARASDVDDLAAIEKAVFQSDRISRRSFRLFIERETAETLVAENDGRVAGYAIVLFRKGSGVARLYSIATGPFFGGLGVGRKLLESAEDAAFEHGRMMLRLEVREDNSRAIRIYEQAGYRKIGREPGYYEDGGTALRYEKTLRGDIPIATKVPFYQQTCEFTCGPCCLMMAMANFDRGFVPDPVMEIRLWREATTVFMMSGPGGCEPFGLAVSGYESGLAAEIYVSFYGALFLQSVRSEDKRRVMELAQVDFRRRAELYGIPVNYRPFTIDDIRAAIAEGKLVLVLISGFLMFGKKVPHWVLAIGDDGDHILIHDPWVEDERQETILDAANIPVPYGIFMNMAQFGRDGLRAAITLGKR from the coding sequence ATGCCTGCCGAGATCCGCACGGCCCGCGCGTCTGACGTCGATGATCTCGCCGCCATCGAGAAAGCTGTTTTCCAAAGCGACCGAATTTCCCGCCGCTCCTTCCGCCTGTTCATCGAGCGCGAAACCGCCGAGACGCTGGTCGCCGAAAACGATGGCCGCGTGGCCGGCTATGCGATCGTGCTGTTTCGCAAGGGCAGCGGCGTGGCGCGCCTCTACTCGATTGCGACCGGTCCCTTCTTCGGCGGCCTGGGTGTTGGCCGTAAGCTGCTCGAATCCGCCGAGGATGCCGCCTTCGAGCACGGCCGCATGATGCTGCGCCTCGAGGTGCGCGAGGACAACAGCCGCGCGATCCGCATCTACGAGCAGGCCGGCTATCGCAAGATCGGCCGCGAACCCGGCTACTATGAGGATGGCGGGACAGCACTTCGCTATGAGAAGACCTTGCGCGGCGACATTCCGATCGCCACCAAGGTGCCATTCTACCAGCAGACCTGTGAATTCACCTGCGGCCCGTGCTGCCTGATGATGGCGATGGCCAATTTCGACCGCGGCTTCGTGCCGGATCCGGTCATGGAAATCCGGCTGTGGCGTGAAGCGACGACCGTCTTCATGATGTCGGGTCCCGGTGGATGCGAACCGTTCGGCCTCGCTGTGTCGGGGTACGAGAGCGGGCTTGCGGCGGAGATCTACGTTTCCTTCTACGGTGCGCTGTTCCTGCAATCGGTGCGCAGCGAGGACAAGCGTCGGGTGATGGAACTCGCCCAGGTCGACTTTCGCCGGCGCGCGGAACTTTACGGCATCCCGGTGAATTACCGTCCGTTCACCATCGATGATATCAGGGCTGCGATCGCGGAGGGAAAACTGGTGCTGGTGCTGATCAGCGGCTTCCTGATGTTCGGCAAGAAGGTGCCGCACTGGGTGCTGGCGATCGGCGATGACGGCGACCATATCCTCATCCATGACCCTTGGGTCGAGGACGAAAGGCAAGAGACCATCCTTGATGCCGCCAACATTCCCGTGCCTTACGGCATCTTCATGAACATGGCGCAGTTCGGCCGCGACGGACTGCGTGCCGCCATCACTCTGGGAAAGCGCTGA
- a CDS encoding anti-sigma factor has product MIRRDFSERDIHMALDGELPSDERAAYDAWLDANPEMKAKSARFTADRTALRAAFAGVLDEAVPARLRKVVLGEAPVRAAVPRSRWWLAAAAAVLLVAGGLGGYLAGVDGVGQEDPAEDRLAEQAIAAHVIYAAEKRHAVEVLASDKDHLQTWLSNRVGLKLVAPDLTANGFQLVGGRLLPAGDSKAAMLLYEDDKGERISLFVTAEAAENAKGTYASAQDGPAAVYWLDKGYGCAVVGSLPREQLAVVAKSAYGQLLAGLAS; this is encoded by the coding sequence ATGATCCGCCGAGACTTTTCCGAACGTGACATCCACATGGCGCTCGATGGCGAGCTGCCCAGCGACGAGCGCGCCGCTTACGATGCCTGGCTCGACGCCAATCCCGAGATGAAAGCCAAGAGCGCCCGCTTCACAGCCGACCGGACGGCCTTGCGGGCGGCCTTCGCCGGCGTGCTGGATGAAGCGGTGCCGGCGCGGTTGCGCAAGGTCGTGCTCGGCGAGGCGCCGGTCAGGGCAGCCGTGCCACGCTCACGCTGGTGGCTTGCCGCAGCTGCCGCTGTGCTTCTGGTCGCCGGCGGGCTTGGTGGCTACCTTGCCGGCGTCGACGGCGTCGGGCAGGAGGACCCTGCGGAAGATCGGCTGGCCGAGCAGGCAATCGCGGCCCATGTCATCTATGCCGCCGAAAAGCGGCATGCGGTCGAAGTGCTGGCCAGCGACAAGGATCATCTGCAGACCTGGCTGTCCAACAGGGTAGGGCTGAAGCTGGTGGCGCCGGACCTGACCGCGAACGGTTTCCAGCTGGTCGGCGGCCGGTTGCTTCCGGCCGGCGACAGCAAGGCCGCGATGCTGCTCTACGAGGACGACAAGGGCGAGCGCATATCCCTCTTCGTCACGGCGGAAGCGGCGGAGAATGCCAAGGGCACCTATGCATCGGCGCAAGACGGTCCTGCGGCCGTCTACTGGCTGGACAAGGGCTATGGCTGTGCCGTCGTCGGCTCGCTGCCGCGCGAGCAATTGGCTGTCGTGGCAAAGAGCGCCTATGGCCAGCTTCTGGCTGGCCTGGCGAGTTGA
- a CDS encoding sigma-70 family RNA polymerase sigma factor, with product MDEKKAAILGEIPRLRRYARSLLRDRDAADDLVQDCLERALVRLDNWQTGESPRRWLFTIMHHLFIDQMRKVNRRGEAAMLPLEAGEAVAQPAEQVESIASREIIDALQAISPDRRAALVIVAIEGFSYAEAANILGVPAGTLMSRIARGREELRGLLDDTARRRAIRIVEK from the coding sequence ATGGACGAAAAGAAGGCAGCAATCCTTGGCGAAATACCGCGCCTGCGCCGCTACGCACGCTCGCTTTTGCGCGACCGCGACGCTGCCGATGATCTCGTCCAGGATTGCCTTGAGCGGGCGCTTGTGCGGCTCGACAACTGGCAGACAGGAGAAAGCCCCCGGAGGTGGCTGTTTACGATCATGCATCATTTGTTCATCGATCAGATGCGCAAGGTGAACCGTCGCGGCGAGGCGGCGATGCTGCCGCTGGAGGCGGGTGAGGCCGTTGCCCAGCCGGCCGAGCAGGTGGAGAGCATTGCCTCGCGCGAGATCATCGACGCATTGCAGGCGATCAGCCCCGACCGTCGTGCAGCCCTTGTCATAGTTGCCATCGAAGGTTTTTCCTATGCCGAAGCAGCCAACATTCTGGGCGTGCCTGCCGGCACGCTGATGTCGCGCATCGCGCGCGGGCGTGAGGAATTGCGCGGGTTGCTGGACGACACGGCGCGTCGCCGCGCGATAAGGATCGTCGAGAAATGA
- a CDS encoding prevent-host-death protein, whose translation MKQFTFSDMNRASGEILETAMIEPVALTKRGKEKLIILSAAQYRQLVSSPHAVAYTLEDAPDEVHDELMSGLEAITTGDKPDA comes from the coding sequence ATGAAACAATTCACCTTCTCGGATATGAATCGGGCGTCCGGCGAAATTCTCGAAACGGCAATGATCGAGCCTGTCGCTCTCACGAAACGCGGCAAAGAGAAGCTGATCATCCTATCGGCGGCCCAATATCGGCAGCTCGTTAGTTCGCCTCATGCCGTAGCCTACACGCTTGAGGACGCGCCGGACGAGGTTCACGATGAACTCATGTCCGGATTGGAGGCCATCACAACCGGTGACAAGCCGGATGCTTAA